The Pelosinus sp. IPA-1 genome contains a region encoding:
- the nikC gene encoding nickel transporter permease has product MIQRKSWGVCLTIVFMLIILFGPWLAPMDPNVVDLSKRLQLPSADHWLGTDQLGRDQLSRILTGGQMTVGISLMALGLSILVGVPIGLFAGYLGGRVDWVLMRLVDAFMAFPEYIVAIVISGLLGAGFFNLMFAILVVKWVGYARLVRSVVLQEKSKDYLLVAQISGAGSYTTLRRHLIPHVIGPVLALATLDIGKVILLVASLSYIGLGVQPPHPEWGSMLNEGRSYFTQASYLMIVPGVAIFLVVFVVNLLGNCLVEKFGSDRQEEGRDGTTESP; this is encoded by the coding sequence ATGATACAAAGAAAATCTTGGGGCGTTTGCCTCACGATAGTCTTTATGCTAATCATTCTATTTGGACCTTGGCTAGCGCCGATGGATCCTAATGTAGTAGATCTTTCCAAGCGGCTTCAATTGCCAAGTGCGGATCATTGGCTAGGGACTGACCAATTAGGCCGGGATCAGTTGTCTCGGATTTTGACAGGCGGGCAGATGACGGTTGGGATCAGCCTGATGGCTTTAGGGCTGTCTATTTTGGTTGGAGTGCCCATTGGTCTTTTTGCTGGCTATCTAGGCGGACGTGTAGATTGGGTACTAATGCGTCTGGTAGATGCATTCATGGCATTTCCGGAATACATTGTTGCCATTGTTATCAGCGGTCTTTTGGGAGCGGGTTTCTTTAATCTGATGTTTGCTATTCTCGTTGTGAAATGGGTGGGGTATGCTCGGCTGGTACGCAGTGTGGTTTTGCAAGAAAAATCCAAAGATTATCTGCTCGTTGCCCAAATTAGCGGCGCGGGTAGCTATACCACTCTTAGACGTCATTTGATTCCTCATGTGATTGGTCCGGTACTGGCTTTGGCGACCCTTGATATTGGCAAGGTTATTCTTCTGGTTGCTTCCCTTTCTTATATCGGTCTTGGTGTTCAGCCTCCTCATCCTGAATGGGGTTCTATGCTCAACGAAGGTCGATCCTATTTTACACAGGCATCATACTTAATGATTGTGCCAGGAGTGGCGATATTCTTAGTGGTATTTGTCGTGAATTTGCTGGGGAATTGTTTGGTAGAAAAATTCGGTTCAGACCGTCAAGAGGAGGGGCGAGATGGAACTACTGAAAGTCCGTGA
- a CDS encoding ABC transporter ATP-binding protein, whose product MELLKVRDLKIFCPDNRPLVHSIDFSIRAGEWFALIGESGSGKSISAFSLAGLLPNGLRREAQEIRMLGQDLVSISEEELRGLRGTDIAYVFQDYQSAFTPYFTLGKQIDEVMRAHRDWTREERQKKAWDALTEVGLEGPEAYLRYPFQLSGGQLQRAALALAMMMEPKLLIADEPTTALDAMSAAKILDLMVRLKNEKGCAVLFITHDLRCVRRYADRIAIMQNGSIIESGEKRTIFENPQEIYTRNLLASVPPLHNVPRRLPIVGEDLLEGGAVCAATRNA is encoded by the coding sequence ATGGAACTACTGAAAGTCCGTGATTTAAAAATTTTCTGCCCGGATAATCGTCCTTTGGTACATAGTATTGATTTTTCCATTCGTGCTGGCGAATGGTTTGCTCTGATTGGTGAAAGCGGCAGCGGTAAAAGTATCAGTGCCTTTTCTTTGGCAGGACTACTGCCAAATGGACTGCGACGAGAAGCCCAGGAAATACGAATGCTAGGTCAGGATTTGGTAAGTATCTCCGAAGAAGAGCTAAGAGGACTTCGCGGCACGGATATTGCCTATGTCTTTCAGGATTATCAGAGTGCTTTTACCCCCTACTTCACATTAGGGAAACAGATAGATGAAGTCATGCGGGCCCATAGGGACTGGACAAGGGAAGAAAGACAGAAAAAAGCTTGGGATGCCCTTACAGAAGTCGGACTGGAAGGGCCAGAAGCTTACCTGCGGTATCCCTTTCAACTGAGTGGTGGTCAGCTCCAGCGGGCTGCTTTGGCTCTGGCGATGATGATGGAGCCAAAACTGTTGATTGCGGATGAACCCACCACCGCTCTGGATGCAATGAGTGCCGCTAAGATACTGGATTTGATGGTTCGGCTGAAAAATGAAAAAGGCTGTGCAGTACTTTTCATTACCCATGACTTGCGCTGCGTTCGCCGTTATGCGGATCGAATCGCTATTATGCAAAATGGTTCCATTATCGAATCTGGTGAAAAAAGAACGATTTTTGAAAATCCGCAGGAAATTTATACTCGCAATTTGCTGGCGTCAGTGCCACCCCTTCATAATGTACCGCGGCGTCTGCCCATAGTAGGGGAAGATCTTTTGGAAGGGGGGGCTGTTTGTGCCGCTACAAGAAATGCATGA
- a CDS encoding dipeptide/oligopeptide/nickel ABC transporter ATP-binding protein, with product MPLQEMHDIGRPEVLRLIDVWKTYSGGHQAVKRISLTIGQGECLGLVGESGSGKSTLARCLLMLERMDKGEIWLNNRPLHELGTSGLRNARREMQVVFQNPSGSFNSKLTIKDSLLEPIRCQNKGCPSFLGKKNSNEEEIASKLLEKVHLPARYLNCYPSELSGGQKQRVAIARAISVEPALIVLDEPTASLDVSIQARVLNLLKDLQEELGLSYLFISHDLSAVNFMSERLMVMQYGEMVDLCKSKELFATERHPYTKQLLKLFDVK from the coding sequence GTGCCGCTACAAGAAATGCATGATATAGGTAGACCAGAGGTGTTAAGACTTATAGATGTCTGGAAAACTTACTCTGGCGGTCATCAAGCCGTGAAAAGAATCTCCCTTACCATTGGGCAGGGAGAATGCCTGGGGCTGGTTGGCGAAAGCGGCAGCGGTAAAAGCACTTTGGCTCGCTGCCTTCTAATGTTGGAACGGATGGATAAGGGCGAAATTTGGTTAAATAACCGTCCTCTTCATGAATTGGGGACCTCAGGACTTCGTAATGCTCGCCGGGAAATGCAGGTAGTATTTCAGAATCCGTCGGGATCATTTAATAGCAAGCTGACGATAAAGGACTCTTTATTGGAACCGATTCGTTGCCAAAATAAAGGTTGCCCTAGCTTTTTAGGTAAGAAAAATAGCAATGAGGAGGAGATTGCCAGTAAACTGTTGGAAAAGGTTCATTTGCCTGCAAGATATTTGAACTGTTATCCTTCCGAACTTAGTGGCGGTCAAAAGCAACGGGTGGCTATTGCCCGGGCAATTAGCGTTGAACCAGCCTTAATTGTCTTAGATGAGCCGACTGCTAGTCTAGATGTATCCATTCAGGCAAGAGTGCTAAATCTCTTAAAAGACCTGCAAGAAGAATTAGGGCTGTCCTATCTCTTCATCTCCCATGATCTCAGTGCGGTTAACTTTATGAGTGAGCGTCTGATGGTCATGCAGTATGGAGAAATGGTTGATTTATGTAAAAGTAAGGAACTTTTTGCGACTGAACGGCACCCTTATACCAAACAGTTGTTGAAACTTTTTGATGTGAAATGA
- a CDS encoding GNAT family N-acetyltransferase: MSAQEIVIRKIGKEDIHAVQNFLQRQLQDLFSQEGHLAIMDDIWGLEKLYIEPVRNQMWAAFSPEGTVVGTIAVCEYNDRIQLLKKRYPDQITAEIGRCYIEKKLRRQGIGSKLVKEVEEFCNEKEYLTIYLHTHRFLPGGFNFWIKQGFTIVIKEDGDAQIVHMEKSLMPK, from the coding sequence TTGAGTGCACAGGAGATTGTAATAAGAAAGATTGGAAAAGAAGATATTCATGCCGTACAAAACTTCCTACAGCGGCAGCTTCAGGACCTTTTTTCTCAGGAGGGTCATTTGGCTATTATGGATGATATTTGGGGTTTAGAAAAGTTGTATATAGAACCAGTTCGCAATCAGATGTGGGCAGCCTTTTCGCCAGAAGGTACAGTTGTCGGGACGATTGCTGTGTGTGAATATAATGATCGAATTCAGCTTTTAAAGAAGCGTTATCCTGATCAGATTACAGCAGAAATTGGACGCTGTTATATTGAAAAAAAACTAAGGAGACAAGGTATCGGATCTAAATTAGTAAAAGAAGTCGAAGAGTTTTGCAATGAAAAAGAGTATTTAACCATATATCTACACACGCATCGATTCTTGCCGGGTGGTTTTAATTTCTGGATAAAACAAGGGTTCACCATCGTAATTAAAGAGGACGGAGATGCTCAAATTGTGCATATGGAAAAATCACTCATGCCGAAGTAA
- a CDS encoding TonB-dependent receptor encodes MKKIVNEKELVRKIAIGMLMPVTVILSAGTVSAAEETDDFTLDPIIVTAQRYATRDINTPAAVSVYTQEELKATGATSVIEALKYSEGIIYHAQGPMGNAQGTMTSKIIIRGVEKGTLVLIDGIPLNLHGRYNLEDIPLDDIDKIEVIRGGGSVLYGSEATGGVINIITKSKKNNSITVATGNNGVQNYNMSLQAGKFGINYSVNKTDEINNISDGYTRSTAAPTSTSYVPKRYYDFSGNDREALSWRYAFDDNLDFTHSYGTSNSTYFYRHAETANAATIGSLSSASNFDTTYNRMQLNYKKENIKATFYLNQKELNNNKTEYWATVSKKYQQLTTPTITNGTDKDRTVGLDMQNTWKVKDNTLLVGMNAQRESYESKEKADNGAWDGRDFDRNVYSLYGQYDHKLDTSSNLIFSARETWTEGAVDDKNYNKFTPQLQYMKKLEENTTFYANAGMSFMMPTFTQIYGSASRVKGNPSVKPQQGEHYEVGLKRNTDTHAWRLAVFNYAIDDSISTTYTESTDTFTTSNEDIKNTGLELSCTIDNGRGWHTNWGISYSNPQKYETDKNGASQGWHRYYGKLQLNGGINYTSEKWKAALTTNYLANRERDTDAGGSIKPMLLTGANVIYKLKADKEIFLTVDNLFDRKDITSHATSEYYTMGRTFQLGYKMSL; translated from the coding sequence ATGAAAAAAATAGTAAATGAGAAAGAACTTGTACGAAAAATTGCAATTGGTATGCTAATGCCAGTAACTGTTATACTATCAGCAGGAACTGTAAGCGCGGCAGAAGAGACTGATGACTTTACATTAGATCCAATTATAGTAACCGCACAACGTTATGCAACAAGGGATATAAATACACCGGCAGCAGTTAGTGTATATACGCAGGAAGAGTTAAAGGCAACAGGGGCAACTAGTGTGATTGAAGCATTAAAATATAGTGAAGGCATTATTTATCATGCTCAAGGCCCAATGGGCAACGCCCAAGGGACGATGACCAGCAAAATTATTATCAGGGGTGTTGAAAAAGGAACATTAGTGCTCATTGATGGTATACCATTAAACCTGCATGGTCGCTATAATTTAGAAGATATTCCACTAGATGATATTGATAAAATCGAAGTTATCCGAGGGGGCGGTTCAGTACTATATGGCAGTGAAGCAACCGGCGGTGTTATCAATATTATTACCAAGAGCAAAAAGAACAATAGTATAACAGTGGCGACAGGTAATAATGGAGTGCAAAATTATAATATGAGCTTACAGGCTGGCAAGTTTGGCATAAATTATTCTGTTAATAAAACAGATGAAATTAACAACATATCAGATGGATATACTCGCAGCACAGCTGCGCCTACTAGTACCAGCTATGTACCCAAACGATATTATGATTTCTCTGGTAATGACCGGGAAGCGTTGTCTTGGCGCTATGCGTTTGATGATAATTTAGATTTTACACATTCTTATGGTACGAGTAATTCAACCTATTTCTATCGTCATGCAGAAACAGCAAATGCAGCAACAATTGGCAGCCTGAGTTCAGCAAGTAATTTTGATACCACCTATAATCGTATGCAATTAAATTATAAGAAAGAGAATATAAAAGCTACCTTTTATTTAAATCAAAAAGAGCTGAATAATAATAAAACTGAGTATTGGGCTACTGTAAGCAAAAAATATCAACAACTGACTACTCCTACCATAACGAATGGAACTGACAAAGACAGAACGGTTGGCCTAGATATGCAAAATACTTGGAAGGTAAAGGATAATACCTTACTTGTCGGTATGAATGCACAAAGAGAAAGCTATGAATCGAAAGAAAAAGCAGATAATGGTGCTTGGGATGGTCGTGATTTTGATCGCAACGTATATTCTCTTTACGGGCAATATGACCATAAGCTGGACACTTCCTCCAATCTTATTTTTAGTGCCCGCGAAACTTGGACAGAAGGGGCTGTGGATGATAAAAACTATAATAAGTTTACACCGCAACTGCAATATATGAAGAAATTAGAAGAAAACACCACTTTTTATGCTAATGCAGGGATGTCCTTTATGATGCCAACCTTTACTCAAATATATGGTTCTGCCAGTCGGGTAAAAGGTAATCCAAGCGTAAAACCGCAACAAGGTGAACATTATGAAGTGGGATTAAAACGTAATACTGATACTCATGCCTGGCGGTTAGCCGTATTTAACTATGCGATTGATGACAGTATCTCAACGACTTACACCGAATCAACAGATACCTTTACCACTAGCAATGAAGACATAAAGAATACAGGGCTTGAATTATCCTGTACTATTGATAATGGCAGGGGCTGGCATACTAACTGGGGCATTTCCTATAGCAATCCTCAAAAATATGAAACAGATAAAAATGGAGCTAGCCAGGGATGGCACAGATACTATGGCAAGCTGCAACTAAACGGCGGGATAAACTATACCAGTGAAAAATGGAAAGCGGCACTGACAACGAACTATTTAGCGAATCGTGAACGTGATACTGATGCTGGTGGAAGTATTAAGCCGATGTTATTAACAGGTGCAAATGTCATTTATAAACTGAAAGCGGACAAAGAGATCTTTTTAACAGTAGACAATTTATTTGACCGTAAAGATATTACTTCTCATGCAACATCTGAATACTATACAATGGGAAGAACCTTTCAGTTAGGCTATAAAATGAGTTTATAG